In the Malaclemys terrapin pileata isolate rMalTer1 chromosome 18, rMalTer1.hap1, whole genome shotgun sequence genome, GAAGACGCTCCttgcctggggcaccatttggtctagggccgacCCCGGTTAAAGGAGTTAATAAATGGAACTCTCTGAAAGAGCAGAGCTGCATTGTTGCATCAGCACCCTGGGCAGGAACTCCGCTTCTGAGGTTGGATATTTATTCCAAATGTTACATTTCTGCCTAGTTCAGACTTTCAGCTGCCAAGCTAGCTAAGTTTTACTGCTCCTGCTGATGTTACATTGCAGTAACAATGGTATTTACAGATTTACCTAGAACctggaatttgatttttttttttttgtaagcacTTTGCTATTTTTATacgttaaaatattttaaaatgtctcagtTAGGAATTGCCTATAAAAGTATCTGTTACAAACGAACATGtagcatggatttttttttctgggaattGGGTTATAAAAACAGCTAAGGACGACTTGTTCTTAGCGTTTGTTAATATAATAGGGTTGCTTTTTTCAGACTGGATCTTTGTGGTTGTGGGATACTGCCATTATCATGTTGAAAAGTAGAAAGTCACTCCCTGGTAAACACAGACTTGAGGCTAAAAGGAGAGATCAGACAGATCCCACGTGGCTGCTTTTCTATTCTGGAATGCGATTTCACTCCCAATAGTGACTTCAGAGGAGAGGACCCTATGAAAAGGTTGACTCACAGGAATCAAATTAGCATGTAGGTTTGCCAAAATCAAGTCAAGAATCTCAGTTCTTGGCCATCAGTATCAGGAACAAATTGAAAATCGAGGATAAGAAATAAAGGCCAGGAACATTCTCtggggaaatattaaaaaaaaaaactagttagTTTGTATGGGAGACGCCTGAACATGTGACTATGAGCCCAGAACTCTCAGCACTGATACGGGTCTTGAGCAAATAACAACCAACCAGCTTCAGTGTCTTCATCTATAGAACAGGAGTGATAGTACAGACTTACCTACTCTATCTCAGCGCTAGGGCTGTTTATTAGTTGAGATCCAGTGATGCAGTCTTTACGCCTGTAAGTTCAATGGCACAACTCATGTAAGCAAAGATTGCGGACTTAGATCCTGATTGTTTCTAAAGTATGTTGAAGGGATATGCTAAATACTGTTTGCtttaaatgattatttatttttataaaattgcaTTTGTGTGGATTGTAATTAACAAACGTAGGAAGATGAGTTCCCTGCCATAAAGAAATTAAAACCTGTGTAAGTGAAAGCTGTGTTGTAAAAATGACACATTGCTACTGTATGTAATTTCCACTGCACCTAAGTGGCAATAAAGTTAAGGTCTTCCCATGTTATTATAACTATTCTGTTTAGTGACACGTAAAGATAGCAGGTACCAAGAGATCTTGCCAGATCCCGGGTTAAAACCTAGCCCCCATAAAGCCAATGGGTGTTTTGCGATTGGCTTCaacagggccagaatttcaccgcCTAATTTCATCCACCACAAATGGATTCAGACTCAGTTGATACTGTCTATTTATGTAGCTTCTCTGTGGATTGGAAAAGGCTTCCCTTTAAAACCTGAGATATTACATAAGGTACTTGTTCCTCTGCAGGACTCACTGGGTAAGTTTCATGTTAAAAACAAGGTGCTTTCTGTGTGAACGGTGGAATATCACACTAAGAACTTTACATGGTGCTTGTGCTTTTCAAAGTCATTTCCCGGGATTTCTGAGGAATTAGAGGTGGAAATAACAGCCTTACAACTTTATAAAAGCAGACTGTATGAGACAACTGTATCATTTTTCACACTGAAGAGTAGTTGTGACTGACAAAATAAGGATAACTTTGTAATAAGGATTctataaaaatcttttttttttccactcagaCCTTACATTCATGGAGTTTATACAGAACATTataaactatgggccagattctgtcaatTTGCTCATGCTGAGTTGTACTTGactgtgaataatcccattgaagaaAATGGATCTACTCATGGAGTAAGCTACTACATAATGTcagtaagggtgacagaatctggccctatatagtTATAGCATCACTAAATGCAGCCCCTTCTGGGGTGTGAAGCCAGTACCCCATCATCCAGCATACACTGGCGAAAAGGGATACGTTGGGCAAGGATAAAACCTTATTCTTATACAAAGTGCCATTGGTAGTCAAATTCTACCTAGAGGAAACCGTATATTGCTTAAGATCTCGTCTACAAGATTTTAGCatatttaaatctgtttatttacCTCAGAATGATAATAGGCTGAAGCAACACTGCCATGATTCAAACCAGAAGTCCCAAAAATTGTTAGTATTTCTTAGCCAGTGCTTAGCCCATATAAGTCATCTTCTCCAGCCTATGCAACTTCAATGTCTTTCCCCACCTAGAAGGCAGTCCTGTCACTATCTCTGTCAGTAGGTCTTGAAAAATTGTATTCATAGTAGGTCAGACAGACCTTGTGCAGACTCTAGAACATCCTGTTTCAAATATGGTTAAATAATAGAGAACAGGGTGCACATTATGTTATATTTATAACAAGCCTGTACAAAGTCTGCAATTTTTTACTCCAACTCTATAATTGTAGCTCAATAGCAGTGAGATCATAGTTATCGCTGACTGAAATGATTGTTAGAACATATTTAATTAAAGGCTTAACTGTTCGCTTGAGTTTTATTTTTGAGGTCAAGGGACTGGCAGGTAATGtgaatcacagaatcacagaaatgtagggctggaagagacctcaagaagtcatcaagtccagtcccctgcattgtggcaggaccaagtaaacctcctagaccatccctgacaggtgtttgtccaccttgtttttaaaaactcccagtaaggggattccacaacctcccttggaagcctattccagagtttaactacccttatagttagaaagatttcccTAATATGTaccctaaatctcctttgctgtagattaagcccattacttcttgttctaccttcagtggacacggagaacaattgatccctgtctcctttataacagcccttaacatatttgaagacttatcagatctCCCGCTCcatgcccatttttttaaactttcctcatcagtcagattttctaaacctttttgtcatttttggttgctctttccagtttgtccacatctttcctaaactgtggtccccagaactggacacagtactccaactgaggcctcgcTAGTGCAGAGTACGGCTgaacaattacttcccatgtcttacatatgacaacCCTGTTAATGCATGCAGACTATTACCCTTTTTCACAGCTACAGcacattgttgattcatgttCAGTTTCTGATCTACTGTAACGCCCACGCCCTTTTTAGCAATACTACAacatagccagttattccccattttgtagtcgtgcatttaatttttccttcctaagtgaagtattttgcatttgtctttatggAATTTCACCTTGTTTAATTCAGACCAGTTCTACAATTTGTCAAGACAATTTTGACTCATTCCATGTCCTGAACCATGTGTGCAATGCCTTATACCCATCTAAGAATGAGACCTTTACAATATTAGTTAATAAAAAATTACAAACCCAACATAGATACCATGTTTTGGAAATTAATCATTCCAAAGAAGGTATTTCTATCTCTAATGTGGTGGGCTCGTCATCACAATGTAATGAAGAAGGTGTCTTTCCATCCTTCCAAACCTTCAATGATAATCGCATCCGATGTGTCCAGTCTAGACACATAATCGTGTAGAGGTGTAGTGTCTTTGAAACCTAACTGCTATGAACAGCCCAATAAATGAAAAAGTTTCTTTTTCTCAAGTGTTCATTTCCTTTGTGAAATGTGCTTTTCACAAAGCCCATCCTGTGATAGTCTTTGCTGAAACAATCTTCATCAGGAGTTTATTAGACACAGGTGAAATTTTAATGAAGCCATAAGTTTGGCTGTCCCAAGACTCAagcttttgtagctctttgtgaACATAGTCACATGAGCACATGTCCCTATGGTTCATTCCAGTTTCAGACAACTAAGAGGTAACATAAATAGATCGGATATTAAACATCATGCTGcgtattttaaaaagtcataagtaattgttggttttattttaatgagTTAAAATTGGTCAATGTTCTGTTCTTAGGACACCCGGAGTGCAGCTGAATTTGAAGTCAGCCATCTGCCAGGGGCAATACTTATTGACCCGCAGAGTGATACACTGCAAGAATTTCTGCAGAAACGGCTCCTTCCAGGTACAGAAAAGATCTCAGTAGAACTCGTTCTTTGTTGTTGCAAACAACTTTCAAGCTGCTCTAaggtgaaaattttcaaaagagcacagTGAGCACACCTGGGGCCAGAGTTTCATAAGTGCTCAGCCTGTGGGGTGCTGGAGATGACTGGAGAATGTCTTGGCACACAGCCAGCTGAGAATTGGGGCAGTGCAAAGACCACCTTTTCACCACCCTCCTGAGCTATTTCTCAGCCAGAGCCAAGAATCTGGGCcctaatattaataaataaataaaaataaaaagccttaCCTGGGTTATTAACAACACTCAGGATTATGAAGACTAAACCAATGAAAAACCTAATTTACTTTTCATCACATAttctggattattattattattttattctctGTATGGCACTCAGCCTAGATGGTATAACTGGACTGGGCAATTTCTACTCAATGTTACATTCAGGTTCTCATACACTGGCACAGAGCTGAAGAACCTGGGTAAAGAAGTTCTAAAGGGCATTTCAATCTGAAACAACCATTTTCGTTGCTATTAAAAAACACGAACACGTATAATCATCATTAATATTAGATTTTGTTATATAAAAAGAGACAAACTAAATTTTGTGTCTAAATGGCTTGACAAAGGTGCTGGGATATGCCCTGTGCGGAGGTCATTATTGCTGAAATAATCATCATAACAACAGACTAGAAATATTGCCAACTCTCATAAAAATATAAtgtttttaaagccccagcttctggagtcaagtgaatatgtgagaatctcagctttaaaaGAAGTTCTCAGCACTTACGGAAGCAAAGCTTGAAACTGTGACACCATCCACCATAtatcctaaaggctcagaaactaaACATCGAATAAAAAGAACCCTaaattcattattaattattattattatttaaatctcatgatttttaagccaatctcatgatttttgagagcATGCGTTACCCCGTTTGGCGTTGGCAACACTAGATTAGTGAGAAAAACCTTGTACATGGCTTTTAACTCCATCCTTGTTTTTTCCGTTCTATTTCagagagtaaaaataaaaatatcatttgctattgcactgtgggatacaggTCTTCCATGACTGCCCAGAGCATGAATGAGTTCTTGTCAAGTGAAGCCGGCCAAACCCCCGAAACTTCCCTGAAGGTTTATAATGCAGAAGGAGGACTGGTGAAATGGGCCAGTGAAAGAAGGCTGATGGTGGACAAGCAGGAGCAGCCCATTCACCTCGTTCACCCCTACAGTGCAGCATGGGCAAAACTACTGGAACCAGAGCTGCAAGCACAGATCTAAAGCATTTCTGCAAGTCTGATCTtaactggggcctctaggtgaaatacaaattaataataagaaTAAGAATTAATGGGGGCCCCAACCTCAACTGTGTCTTGTAGGCATAACCATAATGCTACTAATAATAGAGGATTACAATATGTATTGTAGTTGTTTTAATTGGTGGGCAGAATTGGCTAAAGATACTAAGCCAGCTTTTCAACTGGTCTAAAGTGGAGTAGGAATTGAAGTCAATTCagatatgacaatttacaccagctagacTGAAATCTAGATTAACAAAGAGCATGGGACAATCAGGGCtgactctggcttttttgccgccctaggcaaaaaagccacccgccgccctcccccccctttcccctgtgcggcaggggagggcgccgagcccagctgcgggcccgcaatccccgaccggctggagcgccgggagcagggtggagagcccggccgggctctccgctctccccggcagccagagcgccgcagggagggcggcgagcccagtcgcggccccgctctcgggacggagcgccccgccgcgccacccccctccaggcgccgcccctaGCATATGCTttgtgggctggtgcctggagccggccctggggacaaTACAGAATCCATGTGCAGTCTGGTGAAAAGGGAGAAGTCCTGGCAAATTCTGGGAACAAGCCTGAAAGAGGTTATTGTGCCATAGCATGTAATAAAGGCACATCAATCCTCCTCTTACGCCAAGATGGAACAGAACACTTTAGCTTTATGAACCTTTTCCTTCAGTCTCCAGGTCTGTCACTCTGGCACCTATCAtaagaatcttttaaaaaataatatctaATAAAAAATACAGATAGAATCCCACGATCCAATTCATGACGAATGGAAAAGCAAAGAACTGCATTTCTAGCATCTCTGTTACTGTTTAAATTTGCTGGTGCAGTCCTGTATTCACCAGATAGCTTGTCTAGATGCATCTAATCTTTCTGGGAATAACAGTTGGGCCAGTCACCTTGGTAAAGAGAAAGAGAGCGCCAGCTGGAGATGCATAGTAACCGGTAAATAAAATGCTATGATTAAGTGAGCTTATTTCCTGCTAGTGAGTTAGGTTCTAAACATACATAAGCTCACCCATATACAATGAAAATAACTTTAATTCTTGGTCCTTGCAAAGGTGATGCACAAATAGTTACAGTTTCATGGAGGCCTAAATAAATATTTGGGAAGAAGTATAAACCCACTCGTTAACTGCACTCTAACCAACCTGTCGGTGCTTACTATTTGCTCAATTGCTGTATAATCTTGACTGCAGCTCTGAAATCCTTTGGAAGCATTTCTAAATATACACACCTCTCAACTTGGACATTTTAGGTGAGTGAAAATAGCGCATCACTGGTTGAACCTCTGTCTTTTCCTTGaccactttattttaaaaatagcaagcTGTTGACTTATTTTCAATAGTTGTACATGGAGTACTACAACTAAGAGAAATCTGAAACTGTTGTTATAATTTCCAAGGTGCCTGATCTTGCAGTTTtactctggcaaaaaaaaatcgtCCCAATCTCAAGAGTAGTTCGGtgggttgttgtttgtttgttttggggggttttggTCTTAACGTTCAAACCTTACAGCtctaagggcctaatccaaaatccATTAATGTCGATATGagcctttccatttacttcaatgggctttggatcagactcacGATGAGCTGCTAGGGCAACGGAACTGAAAAGAGCTGGAGAAGGAGCCTGGGGATTCTAGAGAGTAAGTCAGTCAAAAACTAGATCGCAGGACACTAGTCTGACTGCAACTGAAGATGGAGCAGTCAGCGTTTGGAATGATCAGATTGATGAACAAAAAATACAATGAAATATCTAAGCCACACAGCCTGAGCGGCCGAGACAACAAGGTTTGGTATTTGGTGAACGACGTATAGAAGAAACACAGCTGGAGCTGTTACAAAAGGGAGGTGCCTCCCTTTGCTtgatgggctggtgcctggagccggccctgg is a window encoding:
- the LOC128825712 gene encoding tRNA uridine(34) hydroxylase-like, translated to MATQFLQEMDNLNISDPKEMMSLAIKWVQKTFPNVESVTTGTLQCWMEEKPEELIILDTRSAAEFEVSHLPGAILIDPQSDTLQEFLQKRLLPESKNKNIICYCTVGYRSSMTAQSMNEFLSSEAGQTPETSLKVYNAEGGLVKWASERRLMVDKQEQPIHLVHPYSAAWAKLLEPELQAQI